Within the Maribacter sp. BPC-D8 genome, the region AATTAGCATAAATATGTTCGAATACGAATTGACTAGATAATGGATATTGATTTATTTTTTGTTGTTTCTTTAAGTCTATAAAATTGACGACACCAGTTACCTGTGCACTTTTAAACTGCGTAAACTGATAAAAATTACAGCGTACCGTTTTAAATTTGTCAACTTTAATACTATTGCCTAAACTGTCAGAAACTACATTGCCATTGCGGTCTTCTACAAAAGTATAACCGTCTTTAATTTGTCTTTCCTTGCTAATTTGTTTCTCTCTAATTTGTTCAGGCGAGATGTTTATGTCTTGAAAAGAAACTTCCATTTGATAATCATACACTTGATTTTGTATTCTGTTCGTATGGTATTCTGTCCAGTTAGAGTTCAGTCCGTATGTATTCAGATTTAAAAGTTCATCTTCTAGCCTTTTTGGTATTATCTGATTTGTATTGTTTGTCATATCAACAATAACATAATCTAAGCCTTTTTGATATGCTTCATCTATATTAGATATTACATCTTTATAATTCGGATTTATTTCCTGTAAATAATTTAAATCATTGTATGCATTTCTAAAATCAGCTTTATAGTTAGCGTCAGTTAAAAGTGTATTTGCTTTGTTGTATAAAAACTCAGATAATTTAGATTTTGCAGCGATGATATCATCATCATAATTCTTAAAGCTGAATTGCGCTCTTCTGCCTTCATCTTGAATTTGTAACGGCAGTAACGGGCGAATTCGCTCTTGAATAGATTTTAATCTACCATAGGCGTTAAAAATCTCTTCATAGTTTGCAGCGTTACCATCCTTTTTAAGGAATTTAATATGTTGCAACTCTCTTTCGGTATTTTTTTTATACCCTTCTTCAAGAAGAACTATATATTGCTGATTGCTTTTTTTAGTCTTATTCTCTGCAATATTCATTACTGCCTTATTAATTGCAGTCTCGTAATTACCAGAGTTCAGAGCCTCCTGCGTTTTTTTGACGCCACTACATGAAAGTAGTAGCCCGATAAAACTAAATAGTAGAAATTTTTTCATGTCTATTATTTTTATGATTTATAATAGCTATTCAACAGCCGTGCCATAAAAGGGTTATTATTAAACGTAATAGGATAAGGAATAGTATATTTTCGGTGAGATGCAATAATCTCTAATTTTTTTGATATGGTATAACAGTATAGTTATTAACTTATTTTAATAAATAAGTTATGTGTTTGTACTCTTTTTTGCATTTCAATAGATACGCTATTTGTATTTTTGCAACTTATTTAAAAGAAATATCATCATGCAACGCGACACCACTATTTTTAATTTAATTGAAGAAGAGAGACAACGTCAAATCAATGGCATTGAATTAATTGCCTCTGAAAATTTTACTAGTCCTCAGGTAATGGAAGCTCAAGGCTCAGTACTTACAAATAAGTATGCTGAAGGGTATCCTGGTAAAAGATATTACGGCGGTTGCGAAGTAGTTGATAAAGTAGAGCAGTTGGCTATTGATAGAGCAAAAGAGCTATTTGGTGCGGCTTATGCAAATGTGCAACCTCATTCAGGTTCTCAAGCTAATGCAGCAGTATATCACGCTTGTTTACAGCCAGGCGATAAAATTTTAGGATTCGATTTATCTCATGGTGGTCACCTAACACACGGTTCACCTGTTAATTTTTCAGGTAGATTATATAACCCGGTGTTTTACGGGGTAGATAAAGAAACTGGAAGGTTAGATTATGATAAAATTCAAGAAGTAGCTACAAAAGAACAGCCAAAGCTTATTATAGCTGGAGCTTCTGCATATTCTAGAGATATGGATTTTGAGCGTTTTCGTAAGATTGCAGATAGTGTGAATGCTATTTTATTGGCAGATATTTCTCACCCTGCAGGATTGATTGCGAAGGGACTTTTGAATAACCCGATTCCTCATTGTCATATTGTAACCACAACAACTCATAAAACGTTAAGAGGACCAAGAGGAGGATTAATATTGATGGGTTCTGATTTTGAAAATCCGTTTGGTATCAAACTTAAAAACGGAAATCTTAGAAAAATGTCTGCGTTGTTAGACCTAGCTGTTTTTCCAGGAAATCAAGGTGGTCCATTAGAACATGTTATCGCAGGTAAGGCAATTGCTTTTGGTGAAGCGTTGACAGAATCATATGCAACATATATTGCTCAGGTAAAGACAAATGCCGATGCAATGGCTAAATCTTTTGTAAAACGAGGTTACAATATCATTTCTGATGGTACAGATAATCACATGATGCTGATTGATCTTAGAAATAAAGATATTTCTGGTAAAGATGCTGAGAAAGCTTTGGTTTTAGCAGATATTACGGCTAACAAAAATATGGTGCCTTTTGATGATAAATCTCCATTTGTAACTTCTGGTATTCGTTTTGGAACAGCAGCAATAACCACTAGAGGTTTAGTTGAAAGCGATATGGAAAAAGTAGTAGATTTTATTGATCAGGTTATTACAAATCCTGAAAATGAAACTATTATAAAAGAAGTGAAAGAGAAGGTTAATGCAATGATGAATACAAGACCAATTTTTAATGCATAACTAAAAGTTAGTAATTGATTTAGAGTTTTTATTCTGATAAAAACTCTAAATCACCACTAACATAAGTATTCTTATTTACGTCGTAAATAGAAGCCTCATCATCTTTATCTAAGTAAATGCCCCAAAATTCTGAATAAGATTTTGGCGCTATATTTATTTGCTCGTCTTCAGCTTCTATATTCTCAATATAATCTTCGAATATTGGAACAAAAATTTCATAAGGTTTTTGAGTAAGTCCTCTCGTTAAAAACACATAATTAAATGCTATTTGTTTTAAAATATCATTTAATTGCGTTGATATACTCCTGTCATAAATTCTTTTTATAACAATACTAGTGTCGTTTAAGAATAACGTAAGTTCTTCAATATCAATGTTATATTGATTTTTTATATCAAGAGTCTCTAATGCAATATGTAAAGGAGAATCTTCTTTTCCGCTATTTCCCCATCTACCTGTGTTGAAATGAGCAAGTAATTCAAGTAAATCTAAATTACATGAAACTTCTAAAACTAAACTAATAGAATTAAAGGTAATATGCTTGTTGTTAAGCTTTACATTAGAGAAGTAATGAAAGCCAATAGCACTTAGAAATTCATCGATACCAGAAATTTCTTTAGTGTATTCTAGTTTTGAATTATTAATAAAGTTTTCGTAGTTAAAAGGCATAAAGGCGGAAATTTATAGCATTCTTTAACCTAAAGATACTTTTCTCACTTTGCAATTTGACTTAGGAAAACCTTAGAATTTCGGAGGATATTATGATAAAATGATTTAAAAAATCATAAACATATGATTTTCAGAAAGTTATGACAAAGGGTGTTATTTATAAAAAGCCCCGTGTTTTTGCTTCATTTATCAAGGCAAGGTCGTTTCCATTTTTAACATCAAAGAGTGCTTTTAGTTGCCTTTTTCGAGCTTCTACCGTAGTATTGGCAGAACCAATTAATGGGGCAATATCTCTTGTGTGTATGCCTTGAGAAAGATGATATAGAATCTTTTGATCTTGTTCATCGATAACAATATTGGTAGACATTCTTCGGCGAATGGCAGATAATGCACTAGCAGTGTAGTAAGGTGAATTATTTACAATAGTTTCTACCATAGTTTTAAGCGACATTTCATCAATTTCAGATTTAACCATATACCCATCTGGGTTTACAGTTTTGAAAATGTTGTTTATTCTATAATTGTCACTGTACGAAGACATGAATACCACCTTTGAATTGGGTACTTCAGTTCTGGCTACAATGCCCAGGTCAATACCTGTTCTGGGATCTTTAGATTCTGGCGAGAATAATTGAATGTCTAATAAAATAACATCGTAAGGTACGGCCCGCTTAGAGTTTTCAATTTTGGTTTTACCTTTTTCGAAACTTGTAGCGATTTCGACTTTAACATTAAAGTCGGTAAATTCAGAATCCTCAAGAATATATTTATATCCAAGAGCAGTCATTTCGTGATCATCTACCGCTAAAATTCGTACAGTGTTCATAAATTACGATTCTATTGTAATTTACTAAACGTTTTTATATTAGGTATTATTA harbors:
- the glyA gene encoding serine hydroxymethyltransferase, whose product is MQRDTTIFNLIEEERQRQINGIELIASENFTSPQVMEAQGSVLTNKYAEGYPGKRYYGGCEVVDKVEQLAIDRAKELFGAAYANVQPHSGSQANAAVYHACLQPGDKILGFDLSHGGHLTHGSPVNFSGRLYNPVFYGVDKETGRLDYDKIQEVATKEQPKLIIAGASAYSRDMDFERFRKIADSVNAILLADISHPAGLIAKGLLNNPIPHCHIVTTTTHKTLRGPRGGLILMGSDFENPFGIKLKNGNLRKMSALLDLAVFPGNQGGPLEHVIAGKAIAFGEALTESYATYIAQVKTNADAMAKSFVKRGYNIISDGTDNHMMLIDLRNKDISGKDAEKALVLADITANKNMVPFDDKSPFVTSGIRFGTAAITTRGLVESDMEKVVDFIDQVITNPENETIIKEVKEKVNAMMNTRPIFNA
- a CDS encoding histidine kinase — protein: MNTVRILAVDDHEMTALGYKYILEDSEFTDFNVKVEIATSFEKGKTKIENSKRAVPYDVILLDIQLFSPESKDPRTGIDLGIVARTEVPNSKVVFMSSYSDNYRINNIFKTVNPDGYMVKSEIDEMSLKTMVETIVNNSPYYTASALSAIRRRMSTNIVIDEQDQKILYHLSQGIHTRDIAPLIGSANTTVEARKRQLKALFDVKNGNDLALINEAKTRGFL